The following proteins are encoded in a genomic region of Chryseobacterium cucumeris:
- a CDS encoding isocitrate lyase/phosphoenolpyruvate mutase family protein yields the protein MISFKQLHHGEEPLLLGNVWNVESAKVYEKLGYKALATSSSAVALSLGYEDGEEMTFEEYFYIIKRIRASVSIPLSVDLESGYGIENDTVVSNIMKLIEIGISGINIEDTNVIDGIRELINRDVFYEKLKDIFIKLGENRDKVFINVRTDPFLLNIENALEETLERIKLFEELKADGVFIPGMTAEKEIRTITEATFLPVNVMALPDLPDFDTLKALGVKRVTSGAFMYRHIYRELEKASQEITNVRSFSPLFIS from the coding sequence ATGATCAGTTTTAAACAGTTACATCATGGTGAAGAACCGTTACTTTTGGGTAATGTATGGAATGTAGAAAGCGCAAAGGTATACGAAAAGCTGGGCTATAAAGCATTGGCAACCTCAAGTTCGGCAGTCGCACTGAGTTTAGGATATGAAGATGGAGAAGAGATGACCTTTGAAGAATATTTTTATATCATCAAGAGAATCAGAGCTTCCGTTTCAATTCCTTTGTCGGTAGATCTGGAATCCGGATATGGTATTGAAAATGATACGGTAGTTTCAAATATCATGAAACTTATAGAAATTGGAATATCGGGGATTAATATTGAAGATACCAACGTTATTGACGGAATACGAGAACTCATAAACAGAGATGTTTTCTATGAAAAATTAAAAGATATTTTTATCAAATTAGGAGAAAACAGAGATAAGGTATTTATCAATGTACGCACAGATCCTTTTTTACTGAATATTGAAAATGCGCTGGAAGAAACTTTAGAGAGAATCAAACTGTTTGAAGAACTTAAAGCCGATGGCGTTTTCATTCCGGGCATGACAGCTGAAAAGGAGATCAGAACTATTACAGAAGCTACTTTTCTTCCCGTGAATGTTATGGCTCTTCCTGATTTACCCGATTTTGATACGCTTAAAGCATTAGGGGTAAAAAGAGTTACTTCAGGTGCTTTTATGTACAGACATATCTACCGAGAGCTCGAAAAAGCAAGTCAGGAAATTACAAACGTAAGAAGTTTTTCACCTCTTTTTATCTCATGA
- a CDS encoding methylated-DNA--[protein]-cysteine S-methyltransferase produces the protein MIHQKNISTPLGEMIACAVDQGICLLEFTDRKNIEKQLKALSKVLKADIVEREHFHFVQLEKELKEYFEGRRTRFEVPLFTTGTEFQEKVWQLLREIPMGEIRTYKQQSEILGNPKAIRAVGTANGINKIAILIPCHRVIGSNGELVGYAGGIWRKQKLLELEKAILF, from the coding sequence ATGATACACCAAAAAAATATATCAACCCCTTTGGGTGAAATGATTGCCTGTGCCGTGGATCAGGGAATCTGTCTGCTTGAATTTACAGACCGGAAGAATATCGAAAAACAGCTGAAGGCACTGTCAAAAGTTTTAAAAGCTGATATTGTAGAAAGAGAACATTTTCATTTTGTACAGCTGGAGAAGGAACTGAAAGAATATTTTGAGGGAAGAAGAACCCGTTTTGAAGTTCCGTTGTTTACTACCGGAACAGAGTTTCAGGAGAAGGTCTGGCAGCTGCTGCGTGAAATTCCGATGGGAGAGATAAGAACCTACAAGCAGCAGTCAGAAATACTGGGAAACCCCAAGGCGATACGTGCCGTAGGAACAGCCAATGGAATCAATAAAATTGCGATTTTGATTCCCTGTCATCGTGTGATAGGCTCAAACGGTGAATTGGTAGGCTATGCAGGAGGAATCTGGAGAAAACAAAAACTGCTGGAGCTTGAAAAGGCCATCTTATTTTAA
- a CDS encoding DinB family protein produces MKISTSELLDELKNRTKQHLQFAEMLSSKTEHDLNFRTSADSWSILECLEHLNRYGDFYIPEISRAISSAGKSSSTFFKPGILGNYFAKSMLPKEKLNTMKTLKAMNPIHSNLDKGVVDTFIKQQTKMLELLEEAQNVDLEKTKTNISISKLIKLKLGDTFRFVIYHNQRHVEQIKRILTD; encoded by the coding sequence ATGAAAATTTCAACCTCAGAATTACTGGATGAGTTAAAAAACAGAACAAAGCAGCATTTACAGTTTGCTGAAATGTTGTCTTCAAAGACTGAACATGATCTGAATTTCAGAACTTCCGCAGACAGCTGGAGTATATTGGAATGCCTGGAACATCTCAACCGCTATGGTGATTTCTATATTCCTGAAATAAGCCGTGCTATTTCTTCTGCCGGAAAGTCCTCATCAACATTTTTTAAGCCCGGAATTCTCGGGAACTATTTTGCTAAAAGCATGCTTCCCAAAGAAAAATTGAATACAATGAAAACGCTTAAAGCCATGAATCCTATCCACAGTAATCTGGATAAAGGTGTAGTGGATACATTCATAAAACAGCAGACAAAAATGCTTGAGTTATTGGAAGAAGCACAAAACGTTGATCTGGAAAAGACAAAAACAAATATCAGTATCTCAAAGCTGATCAAATTGAAGTTGGGAGATACTTTCCGGTTTGTTATTTACCACAATCAAAGGCATGTTGAACAGATAAAAAGAATTTTAACGGATTAA
- a CDS encoding Crp/Fnr family transcriptional regulator: MVEKLLQSGIHWEKKAFRRNEFLKISGSTDTSIYCIENGSVRIYMMDENEERIIRFGYTGNIIVSLDSFLSGKPSDLYIQAIKKTTVRIASKQDFYAFVQSDEEHMKFWMNVLEDLVLQQLEREKDLLINAPGERFERVLKRSPKLFQEVPNKYIANYLRMSPETLSRLKKS; this comes from the coding sequence ATGGTTGAAAAATTGCTTCAAAGTGGAATCCATTGGGAAAAGAAAGCATTCAGACGAAATGAGTTCCTGAAGATTTCAGGCAGTACAGATACCTCTATTTATTGTATAGAAAATGGAAGTGTCCGGATTTATATGATGGATGAAAATGAAGAAAGGATCATTCGTTTCGGATACACAGGAAATATTATTGTCAGCCTGGATTCTTTTTTATCGGGAAAGCCTTCGGATCTTTATATTCAGGCGATTAAGAAAACAACGGTAAGAATAGCTTCAAAACAGGATTTCTATGCGTTCGTACAATCGGACGAAGAACATATGAAATTCTGGATGAATGTCCTTGAAGATCTCGTATTACAGCAGCTTGAAAGAGAAAAAGATCTGCTGATCAATGCTCCCGGAGAACGCTTTGAAAGAGTTTTAAAACGAAGTCCGAAGCTGTTTCAGGAAGTTCCCAATAAATATATCGCCAATTATCTGAGAATGTCACCGGAAACCTTGTCCAGACTGAAAAAATCTTGA